Proteins from a single region of Pseudomonas fulva:
- a CDS encoding DUF3732 domain-containing protein — MKFGIDTIRLWSHAGETRDVNFERGHINVLSGRSNRGKTSLLHIIDYCLLSSAHKIPHDVINDTVAWYGIKFYINDKELAIARKSPSAQTVSDQLYFSSVGDLPVKPFSNATSDDIKAILQSEFSLDSSVILYGGRGVRYGTQVSFRYFLMFNTISEDIITNTAAYFDHQQEDRYRVALPRVLDLGLGIDNLKNISLREQRDAIKRDILSLEKKKMAIGNGRHLFDSEARKLAAAAAEYGLIEKVPKEVTIDFLREIVKDVPTPEASGEDAKRLSNARSKLFEINRRMRRLREFSDEHKQYKDALKVTRDSLKPLETLLAQSPQLLKGEIFDDLIDSLNVDLRALKAATATRQPVDTQVAKMMEELKEQKAEQERIIESLPKAQKSFEDTIQLVKFVTRIETKLEIYSAVSTDSPEDYDSQISRLNGELSELEVEDVASTRDGTIGQINDVSLALLSEAAAAMGNYASFLTSFNYEARKLQLRRPNSSFIENVGSSSNHMFLHLFMFLALHEVAIDKGGKFVPAFLFIDQPSRPYYGEEKIMDEVSLKDSDQAKVSQAFELLGSFVTRMKKNYSAEFQMIVLEHVPVDLFKSVPNVKVLPEFRGNNALIPLHWRAPSNA, encoded by the coding sequence GTGAAATTTGGAATCGACACTATCCGTCTATGGTCTCACGCTGGCGAGACGAGAGACGTCAACTTCGAGCGCGGCCATATCAATGTTCTGAGTGGTCGCAGTAACCGAGGCAAGACTTCCCTTCTCCACATAATTGATTACTGCTTGCTTTCAAGCGCCCACAAGATCCCCCACGACGTCATCAATGATACGGTTGCTTGGTACGGCATAAAGTTTTATATCAACGATAAAGAGTTGGCTATTGCTCGAAAGAGTCCTTCTGCCCAAACGGTCTCCGATCAACTCTACTTCTCTAGCGTCGGAGACTTACCAGTCAAGCCGTTCTCAAATGCTACCAGCGATGATATCAAGGCAATTTTACAAAGCGAATTCAGTCTTGACAGCAGTGTAATACTCTACGGAGGGCGAGGCGTACGATACGGAACACAAGTTTCGTTTCGGTACTTTCTAATGTTCAACACGATCTCGGAAGACATCATCACCAACACTGCCGCCTATTTCGACCATCAGCAGGAAGACCGATATCGAGTAGCGCTCCCCCGAGTTCTGGATCTTGGTCTAGGCATTGACAATCTGAAGAACATATCTCTTCGCGAACAGCGCGATGCCATCAAGCGCGATATTTTAAGCCTTGAGAAGAAGAAAATGGCTATTGGTAACGGTCGCCATCTTTTTGATAGCGAGGCACGAAAACTTGCAGCCGCGGCTGCTGAGTATGGCCTGATCGAAAAGGTACCTAAGGAGGTGACGATCGATTTCCTTCGAGAGATCGTGAAGGATGTGCCGACTCCTGAGGCCTCGGGGGAGGACGCCAAACGTCTTTCAAATGCTCGCTCGAAGCTGTTCGAAATCAACCGACGAATGCGCCGGCTTCGAGAGTTTTCAGACGAGCATAAGCAATATAAGGACGCCCTTAAGGTAACCAGGGATAGCTTGAAACCACTGGAAACCCTCCTGGCGCAGTCCCCCCAGCTTCTTAAAGGCGAGATTTTCGACGATCTCATCGACAGCTTGAACGTTGACCTTCGGGCGCTTAAAGCTGCTACCGCGACCCGGCAACCTGTCGACACGCAGGTGGCCAAAATGATGGAAGAGTTGAAGGAGCAGAAGGCCGAGCAAGAGCGAATCATCGAGTCGCTGCCAAAAGCACAAAAGTCTTTTGAAGACACCATCCAGTTGGTGAAGTTTGTCACTCGGATTGAGACGAAGTTAGAGATCTATAGTGCTGTCTCAACTGACTCGCCGGAAGACTACGATAGCCAAATCTCCAGGCTCAACGGTGAGCTCAGTGAGCTGGAGGTAGAGGACGTTGCCAGCACACGTGACGGTACAATAGGTCAAATTAACGATGTGTCATTAGCTTTGCTCAGCGAAGCAGCTGCGGCAATGGGCAACTATGCAAGTTTCCTAACTTCATTTAACTACGAAGCGCGCAAACTACAGCTCAGGAGGCCGAACTCCTCATTCATCGAGAACGTCGGTAGCAGCTCTAACCACATGTTCCTGCACTTGTTCATGTTCCTAGCGCTACATGAGGTGGCAATTGACAAGGGTGGCAAGTTCGTTCCCGCCTTCTTGTTCATAGATCAGCCGAGTCGTCCCTATTATGGAGAAGAAAAGATTATGGACGAGGTGAGTCTCAAAGACTCGGATCAGGCAAAAGTCAGCCAAGCATTCGAACTCTTGGGCAGCTTTGTCACCCGAATGAAAAAGAACTACAGCGCCGAGTTCCAAATGATCGTGCTGGAGCACGTACCGGTGGACCTCTTCAAAAGCGTGCCCAACGTGAAGGTGCTGCCTGAGTTCAGGGGGAACAATGCTCTGATCCCGCTTCACTGGCGTGCACCCAGCAACGCATGA
- a CDS encoding cation diffusion facilitator family transporter yields the protein MTLDRQHARLMRQATAAALCVALTLVLCKAVAWWASGSVSLLAGLTDSLLDSAASLLNLIAVNIALRPADDDHRYGHGKAEALAGLGQALFIGASAILVAVQGFDRLRQPEPLTAQALGIAVMLLSMALTIALLLFQHHVVRRTGSTAIHADSLHYRSDLLLNGGILLALLLAYLGWQQGDALFAIGIAAYILWSAVSIARQSVSVLMDQELAPDVSTRMGELACAVPGVVGIHDLRTRLSGTRWFVQLHVDLPGSLSLTQAHALCEQVEDAIRSEFAQAEVLVHADPVDAAPF from the coding sequence ATGACCCTCGACCGCCAGCACGCCCGCCTGATGCGCCAGGCCACCGCCGCCGCACTCTGCGTGGCGCTGACCCTGGTTTTGTGCAAGGCCGTCGCCTGGTGGGCCAGCGGTTCGGTCAGCCTCTTGGCCGGCCTCACCGATTCGCTGCTCGACAGCGCCGCCTCGCTGCTCAACCTGATCGCCGTGAACATCGCCCTGCGCCCCGCCGACGACGATCACCGTTACGGCCACGGCAAGGCCGAGGCGCTGGCCGGGCTGGGCCAGGCGCTGTTCATCGGCGCCAGCGCCATCCTGGTCGCCGTGCAAGGTTTCGACCGCCTGCGCCAGCCGGAGCCGCTGACCGCCCAGGCACTCGGCATCGCGGTGATGCTGCTGTCCATGGCGCTTACCATCGCCCTGCTGCTGTTCCAGCATCACGTGGTGCGCCGGACCGGCTCCACGGCGATCCATGCCGACTCGCTGCACTACCGCTCCGACCTGCTGCTCAACGGCGGTATCCTCCTTGCCCTGCTGCTCGCCTACCTGGGCTGGCAACAGGGCGACGCGCTGTTCGCCATCGGCATCGCCGCCTACATCCTGTGGAGCGCGGTAAGCATCGCCCGCCAGTCGGTCAGCGTGTTGATGGACCAGGAACTGGCCCCCGACGTCAGCACCCGCATGGGGGAACTGGCCTGCGCGGTGCCCGGGGTCGTCGGCATCCACGACCTGCGCACGCGCCTCTCCGGCACCCGCTGGTTCGTGCAGTTGCATGTCGACCTGCCAGGCAGCCTCAGCCTCACCCAAGCCCACGCACTGTGCGAGCAGGTGGAAGATGCCATCCGCAGCGAATTCGCCCAGGCCGAAGTGCTGGTGCATGCCGACCCGGTCGACGCCGCACCCTTTTGA
- a CDS encoding polyribonucleotide nucleotidyltransferase: protein MRMKSRVIGGVLAVTLVTQLSACGTIFFPDRRGQIEGRIDPLVAGLNAIGILFYVIPGLIAFGVDFATGAIYLPGGTTAQVDTPSLQGVVDADGKVDTAKLKALIETQTGHNLPLDDPRLIQHSGSVEQLAAYGLRPAA, encoded by the coding sequence ATGCGCATGAAATCCCGCGTTATCGGCGGCGTTCTCGCCGTTACATTGGTCACTCAACTGTCTGCCTGCGGCACCATCTTCTTTCCTGATCGCCGCGGCCAGATCGAAGGCCGCATCGACCCCCTGGTCGCCGGCCTGAACGCCATCGGTATTCTCTTCTACGTGATCCCCGGCCTGATCGCCTTCGGCGTCGATTTCGCCACCGGCGCCATCTACCTGCCCGGCGGCACCACCGCCCAGGTCGATACCCCGTCCCTGCAGGGGGTGGTGGATGCCGATGGCAAGGTCGACACCGCCAAGCTCAAGGCACTGATCGAAACCCAGACCGGTCACAACCTGCCACTCGACGACCCGCGCCTGATCCAGCACAGCGGCAGCGTCGAACAGCTGGCAGCCTATGGCCTGCGTCCTGCGGCCTGA
- a CDS encoding integrase domain-containing protein, translating to MGAQATRLSDLKVKAAKPKEKDYTLTDGNGLQMRVRINGSKLWNFNYIHPVTKKRINMGLGTFPEVSLAQARKRTVEAREIVAQGLDPKEIRDAERLAKKAATEHTFKNVATAWFELKKDSVTSAYAEDIWRSLTLHVFPDLGTTPISAITAPKVINLLRPLETKGSLETVKRLTQRLNEIMTYGVNSGLIHANPLSGIRSVFKKPRKKNMAALPPDELSELMVAIANASIKRTTRCLIEWQLHTMTRPAEAATTRWADIDFEKRIWTIPAERMKKRRTHIIPLTEQALALLEAIKPYSGHREFVFPADRNPRTHCNSQTANMALKRMGFEGRLVSHGMRSMASTILNEHGWDPELIEVALAHVDKDEVRSAYNRADYIERRRPMMVWWSEHIQEAATGNLSVAAIKENRDRTVVSIR from the coding sequence ATGGGTGCCCAAGCCACGCGCCTTTCAGACCTCAAAGTCAAAGCCGCCAAGCCGAAGGAGAAAGATTACACGTTGACTGATGGCAACGGCCTTCAGATGCGAGTGAGAATCAATGGCTCTAAGCTGTGGAACTTCAACTATATCCATCCCGTAACGAAGAAACGGATCAACATGGGTCTTGGCACCTTTCCCGAGGTGAGCCTGGCTCAGGCACGCAAGCGAACCGTTGAAGCTAGGGAGATTGTCGCGCAGGGATTGGATCCGAAGGAAATACGCGATGCCGAGCGCCTAGCTAAGAAAGCAGCTACGGAGCACACATTCAAAAACGTCGCGACAGCATGGTTCGAGCTCAAAAAAGACTCAGTAACTTCAGCCTATGCCGAAGATATCTGGCGCTCGCTCACGCTCCACGTTTTTCCGGATCTGGGCACTACGCCCATCTCCGCCATCACCGCACCGAAGGTTATAAACCTGCTCAGGCCTCTTGAAACCAAAGGCAGCCTGGAGACTGTTAAACGTCTGACGCAGCGGCTCAACGAGATCATGACCTACGGGGTCAACTCGGGACTAATTCACGCGAACCCGCTCAGCGGCATCCGCTCCGTTTTCAAGAAACCGAGAAAGAAAAATATGGCTGCACTGCCCCCTGATGAGCTGAGCGAGCTCATGGTGGCAATTGCCAATGCCAGCATAAAAAGAACGACCCGCTGCCTGATCGAATGGCAGCTTCACACCATGACCCGACCAGCGGAAGCAGCTACCACTCGCTGGGCAGACATCGACTTCGAAAAGCGTATCTGGACGATTCCTGCTGAGCGAATGAAGAAACGTCGCACGCACATTATCCCACTTACGGAGCAAGCTCTGGCGTTGCTGGAGGCAATCAAACCCTACAGCGGGCACCGGGAATTCGTGTTCCCTGCAGACCGCAACCCTCGCACACACTGCAACAGCCAGACCGCCAACATGGCGCTAAAGCGCATGGGTTTCGAAGGTCGTTTGGTAAGCCACGGCATGCGCTCAATGGCCAGCACCATCCTCAACGAACACGGCTGGGATCCGGAACTGATTGAGGTAGCGCTTGCCCACGTCGACAAGGACGAGGTTCGCAGCGCCTACAACCGGGCAGATTACATTGAGCGTAGGCGTCCAATGATGGTCTGGTGGAGCGAGCATATCCAGGAAGCTGCCACTGGCAATCTATCAGTGGCAGCTATCAAGGAAAACCGGGACAGAACGGTGGTATCGATTCGTTGA
- a CDS encoding DUF4297 domain-containing protein gives MATEKTFMEEAAAPGTGAGFDYQFYYFLYRLLNMKKGQSIGLEIKDDVHSDLDNDVQLLFQVKHTVQKQADGTPIALRELDSDLWKTLHNWVRIITDPKDKRSETDDQLNFVKRTEFHLVSNKSISKSNEFLKRLGAYTEYPSPENLASILDRMKELAESSTDESIKGYINLVLKLDEGVFREFFKRVFFELAESEIIRKIKDTLEEKFVVPEDIDSVYGRLCTLIKDDNYISIVAGKLTTISFADFRTRYRRVISQSTKKRLSRLNFEPPLPEDMPSQRFIKQLVAIEDICDTDDELITQFSTHKVRLARSLEVWVQGGEVVSDEVNDLHKDVTLRWSNKHRKAFRRCPESGVNGKAQEIVDNMREEKFRLGDDELSTENSNGELYLLSDQNIIGWHRDWKTL, from the coding sequence ATGGCTACAGAAAAGACATTCATGGAGGAAGCGGCTGCGCCAGGCACAGGGGCAGGTTTCGACTATCAGTTCTATTACTTCCTCTATCGCCTCTTGAATATGAAAAAAGGTCAGTCTATTGGCCTTGAGATAAAAGACGATGTCCACAGCGATCTGGACAATGACGTACAGTTGCTTTTCCAAGTAAAACACACCGTTCAAAAACAGGCTGATGGGACACCTATCGCTCTCCGAGAATTAGACTCCGACCTCTGGAAGACGCTTCATAACTGGGTTCGCATCATAACTGACCCCAAGGACAAACGGAGTGAGACGGATGACCAGCTCAACTTCGTGAAGCGGACAGAGTTTCATCTCGTCTCAAACAAAAGCATAAGCAAGTCCAACGAATTTTTGAAACGACTGGGTGCGTACACAGAGTATCCCAGCCCGGAAAACCTCGCCTCAATTCTTGATCGGATGAAGGAGCTGGCCGAATCATCAACTGACGAATCCATAAAAGGCTACATAAACCTTGTGCTGAAGCTCGATGAGGGGGTATTCCGAGAGTTCTTCAAAAGAGTTTTTTTTGAACTTGCAGAGTCCGAAATCATTCGGAAGATTAAAGATACCTTGGAGGAAAAATTTGTCGTGCCAGAAGACATTGACAGTGTTTATGGTCGACTATGTACTCTGATTAAAGATGATAACTATATTTCTATCGTGGCCGGAAAGCTTACGACCATTAGTTTCGCAGATTTCAGGACAAGGTACAGACGAGTTATCTCACAATCGACAAAAAAGCGCCTCAGCAGGCTCAATTTTGAGCCGCCGCTCCCAGAGGATATGCCGAGTCAACGGTTCATCAAGCAGCTTGTCGCAATCGAAGACATCTGCGACACCGACGACGAACTCATCACTCAGTTTTCCACCCACAAAGTGCGCTTGGCGCGTAGCCTAGAAGTATGGGTTCAAGGTGGTGAGGTTGTATCTGATGAAGTGAATGACTTGCATAAAGACGTCACGCTCCGCTGGAGCAATAAGCACCGCAAGGCCTTCCGGAGGTGCCCCGAGTCCGGTGTTAACGGCAAAGCACAAGAGATCGTGGATAACATGCGGGAGGAAAAATTCAGGCTTGGCGATGATGAATTGAGCACTGAAAATTCAAATGGAGAGCTCTACCTCCTTTCAGACCAGAACATCATCGGCTGGCACCGTGACTGGAAGACATTATGA
- a CDS encoding three component ABC system middle component, whose protein sequence is MSVETVESLAPVPLAWSGYNNAGIAAVAIGCVLNHTQTLTLAKALLIMPIVMHSETTKFLASERIRSREIASLVAIRPDFILNFNRRYHASLAHSINAIQLLHELGHVNFDSCLTQSAKFECVAEFGKRALLIQKASSEIANLLASSEEELYLNLRIEL, encoded by the coding sequence ATGAGCGTTGAAACCGTAGAGTCTTTAGCACCCGTACCCCTGGCCTGGAGTGGATACAACAATGCTGGGATTGCCGCCGTCGCAATAGGATGTGTGCTCAATCACACCCAGACTCTGACTCTGGCCAAGGCGCTGCTCATTATGCCGATCGTGATGCACAGCGAAACTACCAAATTCCTGGCAAGTGAAAGGATCCGATCGCGAGAGATCGCCTCGCTCGTAGCGATCCGGCCAGACTTTATTCTCAATTTCAATCGCCGTTATCACGCCAGTCTTGCGCACTCGATCAATGCGATTCAATTGCTTCATGAGTTAGGTCATGTGAATTTCGATTCCTGCTTGACTCAATCGGCCAAGTTTGAATGTGTCGCTGAGTTCGGTAAGCGGGCACTGCTCATACAAAAAGCTTCGTCTGAGATCGCCAACCTGCTGGCGTCTTCAGAAGAGGAGCTTTATCTGAATCTTAGGATAGAATTGTGA